A portion of the Nitratidesulfovibrio termitidis HI1 genome contains these proteins:
- a CDS encoding MFS transporter produces MQFTPVRLGDAGSPRMVLATVCIAQFMVPFMLTAVGVALPSLGRDLGASAVQLGLVEQLYALALAMSMLACGRLGDIVGQRRVLLPGLAVFTSLTLLLGLVPSVELVMALRFGQGIGAAMMLSGSLALVAVAYPPELRGRVIGIVSAFTYAGLSIGPVLGGYTTDHFGWRSVFLMVVPPGLGATAMCLWRMRPQPGADKGAHMDWPGSLVYAVSVCMVMTGAARAMSVPLGPVLMVAGLAGLVLFLRVEARSKSPLLDVNLLLHNRFFSLSCLAAFGNYAAVFGVTFLFSLFLQYAKGLPPREAGLILLIQPVMQVLTAPLSGRLSDRIDPGRVATVGMLCSAAGLLLAMATISPGMPVWLLAAELVCIGIGFGIFVTANSVAIMSSVDKAHFGVASGMVGAMRTLGMACSMTAVSLIFALHLGEAAITPAVLPEFLSATRTGLAVAAVFSCLGVLVSVGRGRKRD; encoded by the coding sequence ATGCAGTTCACGCCGGTACGGCTGGGAGATGCCGGTTCGCCGCGCATGGTGCTGGCCACCGTGTGCATCGCCCAGTTCATGGTGCCGTTCATGCTTACCGCCGTGGGGGTGGCCCTGCCCTCGCTGGGGCGCGACCTTGGCGCGTCTGCCGTGCAACTGGGCCTTGTGGAGCAACTCTACGCCCTGGCCCTGGCCATGAGCATGCTGGCCTGCGGCCGCCTTGGCGACATCGTGGGGCAACGCCGGGTGCTGCTGCCCGGCCTTGCCGTGTTCACCAGCCTCACCCTGTTGCTGGGCCTTGTGCCGTCCGTTGAACTGGTCATGGCCCTGCGCTTCGGCCAGGGGATCGGGGCGGCCATGATGCTGTCCGGCAGCCTGGCGCTGGTGGCGGTGGCCTACCCGCCGGAACTGCGGGGCAGGGTCATCGGCATCGTGTCCGCATTCACCTATGCCGGGCTGTCCATCGGCCCGGTGCTGGGCGGTTACACCACCGACCACTTCGGCTGGCGTAGCGTGTTCCTGATGGTGGTGCCCCCCGGCCTTGGGGCCACGGCCATGTGCCTGTGGCGCATGCGCCCGCAGCCCGGCGCGGACAAGGGCGCGCACATGGACTGGCCCGGAAGCCTCGTCTACGCGGTGTCGGTGTGCATGGTCATGACCGGGGCGGCCCGCGCCATGTCCGTGCCGCTGGGGCCGGTGCTGATGGTGGCGGGCCTGGCGGGCCTTGTGCTGTTCCTGCGGGTGGAGGCGCGCAGCAAAAGCCCCCTGCTGGACGTGAACCTGCTGCTGCACAACCGGTTCTTTTCGCTGAGCTGCCTTGCCGCCTTCGGCAACTACGCCGCGGTGTTCGGCGTCACCTTCCTGTTCAGCCTGTTCCTGCAATACGCCAAGGGCCTGCCCCCGCGCGAGGCCGGGCTGATCCTGCTCATCCAGCCGGTGATGCAGGTGCTTACCGCGCCGCTGTCCGGTCGTCTGTCGGACAGGATCGACCCCGGTCGCGTGGCCACGGTGGGCATGCTGTGCAGCGCCGCCGGGCTGCTGCTGGCCATGGCCACCATCTCGCCGGGCATGCCCGTGTGGCTGCTGGCCGCGGAACTGGTGTGCATCGGCATCGGGTTCGGCATCTTCGTTACCGCCAACTCCGTGGCCATCATGAGCAGCGTGGACAAGGCCCACTTCGGCGTGGCCTCGGGCATGGTGGGGGCCATGCGCACCCTGGGCATGGCGTGCAGCATGACCGCCGTCTCGCTCATTTTCGCCCTGCACCTGGGAGAGGCCGCCATCACCCCCGCCGTGTTGCCCGAATTCCTGTCCGCCACCCGCACCGGCCTTGCCGTGGCCGCCGTGTTCTCGTGCCTGGGCGTGCTGGTTTCCGTGGGGCGCGGGCGCAAGCGGGATTGA
- a CDS encoding c-type heme family protein — MSHPLHGKIQHKFLLGLACIFLLLGGVFLFSLNLHLREMLHIEAEAKAELVFSHVSSLQQYVRDTLRPSVRGHIPDEDFLLEAMSTSFVTRKVFVDLNAERDQYLYRRVSVTPRNPASQANELERQLITGFRNDGDLKTLRGYRVIDGVEHYIMARPVYFDADCMYCHGDPVNAPRVLIERYGAVRGFGHKTGDLAGMDFVGMPVDKSVQQVREAITLFGSSFYAAAAGVFLLIIIFFNRLVVANLRRLTAIFRQNFQSPGDRNILNRLDEGDEINSLMEAFGAFAAHLREARVKLEDYAANLEDKVRERTEDLSLEASEHRTDVELFVDLLGDLNSSQSHAELLKGALPRIAARFGASRATYLCAPMGREQYAWPTPPGPDDATRMPEDWLSVVNARQVRVEPGRVLVPVSTSDFSRGLMALYWEGGGTPDLTPEVLLALGQQLGIAIENLDAIDALLRQNRLLELIFEGISDPVLLVEEGGTVVLANTSARALADGVRPGARIGTWLGSISEKALADGDLAAAIAGRDPSNLELELPGPRVMAVSVYPLRDGGDMGRAVVYLRDTTLERRVRAQMQQSEKLAALGQLAAGLAHEINNPLGVINCYAQLLQKTQQDPQAQEDLEVIVQHTQKARLVLQDLLGLARANRTLTGPSDLNAVLRDMAQIFRVQLESAGADIELDLAHGLPRVAADATSLEQILTNLLVNAIDAMPQGKGHIRVRTELVRATEAGSEGVSGTGGSGGTGGTGGSGGTGGAGGYVRLTVTDNGPGIPPENMTQIFDPFFTTKEIGKGTGLGLTVVHELLRDLGGMVEVTGEGGATFVITLPVAPEVPEMPETPEPQGADGGDDARCANRTTLEGDRA; from the coding sequence ATGTCGCACCCTCTCCACGGCAAGATTCAGCACAAGTTCCTTCTGGGCCTTGCGTGCATCTTCCTGCTGCTGGGGGGGGTGTTCCTTTTTTCGCTCAACCTGCACCTGCGCGAGATGCTGCACATCGAGGCCGAGGCCAAGGCGGAACTGGTGTTCTCGCATGTTTCGTCCCTGCAGCAGTACGTGCGCGACACCCTGCGCCCCTCGGTGCGCGGGCACATCCCGGACGAGGACTTTCTGCTGGAGGCCATGAGCACCTCCTTTGTCACCCGCAAGGTGTTCGTGGACCTGAACGCAGAGCGCGACCAGTATCTGTACCGCCGGGTATCCGTGACGCCGCGCAATCCCGCCTCGCAGGCCAACGAGCTGGAACGGCAGCTCATCACCGGCTTCCGCAACGACGGCGACCTCAAGACCCTGCGCGGCTACCGGGTCATCGACGGGGTGGAGCACTACATCATGGCCCGGCCCGTGTATTTCGATGCCGACTGCATGTACTGCCACGGCGACCCCGTGAACGCCCCCCGCGTGCTCATTGAGCGGTATGGCGCCGTGCGCGGCTTTGGCCACAAGACCGGCGACCTTGCGGGCATGGATTTCGTGGGCATGCCCGTGGACAAGAGCGTGCAGCAGGTGCGCGAGGCCATCACCCTGTTCGGCAGTTCGTTCTACGCTGCCGCCGCCGGGGTGTTCCTGCTGATCATCATCTTTTTCAACCGGCTGGTGGTGGCCAACCTGCGCAGGCTGACCGCCATTTTCCGCCAGAACTTCCAGAGCCCCGGCGACCGCAACATCCTGAACCGGCTGGACGAGGGCGACGAGATCAACTCGCTCATGGAGGCCTTTGGCGCGTTTGCCGCGCACCTGCGCGAGGCCCGCGTGAAGCTGGAGGACTATGCCGCCAACCTGGAGGACAAGGTGCGCGAGCGCACCGAGGACCTCAGCCTGGAAGCCTCGGAACACCGCACCGACGTGGAGCTGTTCGTGGACCTGCTGGGCGACCTGAACAGCAGCCAGAGCCACGCCGAACTGCTGAAGGGCGCGCTGCCGCGCATCGCCGCCCGCTTCGGGGCCAGCCGGGCCACCTACCTGTGCGCGCCCATGGGCCGCGAGCAGTATGCCTGGCCCACCCCTCCCGGCCCCGACGACGCCACCCGCATGCCGGAGGACTGGTTGAGCGTGGTCAACGCCCGCCAGGTGCGGGTGGAGCCGGGCCGGGTGCTGGTGCCGGTGAGCACGTCCGACTTCAGCCGGGGGCTGATGGCCCTGTACTGGGAGGGCGGAGGCACGCCGGACCTGACGCCGGAAGTACTGCTGGCCCTTGGGCAGCAGCTCGGCATCGCCATCGAGAACCTGGACGCCATCGACGCGCTGCTGCGCCAGAACCGCCTGCTGGAACTCATCTTCGAGGGCATTTCCGACCCGGTGCTGCTGGTGGAGGAAGGCGGCACGGTGGTGCTGGCCAACACCTCGGCCCGGGCGCTGGCCGACGGGGTGCGCCCCGGCGCGCGCATCGGCACGTGGCTGGGCTCCATTTCGGAAAAAGCCCTGGCCGACGGCGACCTTGCGGCGGCCATTGCCGGGCGCGACCCCTCGAACCTGGAACTGGAACTGCCGGGGCCGCGCGTCATGGCCGTGAGCGTGTACCCCCTGCGCGACGGCGGCGACATGGGCCGGGCCGTGGTCTACCTGCGCGACACCACGCTGGAGCGGCGCGTGCGCGCCCAGATGCAGCAGAGCGAGAAGCTGGCCGCGCTGGGCCAGCTGGCGGCTGGCCTTGCCCACGAAATCAACAACCCCCTCGGGGTCATCAACTGCTATGCCCAGCTGCTGCAGAAGACCCAGCAGGACCCGCAGGCTCAGGAAGACCTGGAGGTCATCGTGCAGCACACCCAGAAGGCCCGTCTGGTGTTGCAGGACCTGCTGGGGCTGGCCCGCGCCAACCGCACCCTGACCGGGCCGTCTGACCTCAACGCCGTGCTGCGCGACATGGCCCAGATATTCCGGGTGCAACTGGAAAGCGCGGGTGCGGACATCGAACTGGACCTTGCGCACGGGCTGCCCCGCGTGGCGGCGGATGCCACATCGCTGGAGCAGATTCTGACCAACCTGCTGGTCAACGCCATCGACGCCATGCCCCAGGGCAAGGGGCACATCCGGGTGCGCACCGAACTGGTGCGAGCCACGGAAGCAGGGTCGGAGGGCGTGAGCGGGACAGGCGGAAGTGGCGGGACAGGCGGAACTGGCGGAAGTGGCGGAACTGGCGGAGCAGGGGGCTACGTGCGTCTGACCGTGACCGACAACGGCCCCGGCATCCCGCCGGAGAACATGACCCAGATTTTCGACCCGTTCTTCACCACCAAGGAGATCGGCAAGGGCACCGGCCTTGGCCTGACCGTGGTGCACGAACTGCTGCGCGATCTGGGCGGCATGGTGGAAGTGACGGGCGAGGGCGGGGCTACCTTCGTTATCACCCTGCCCGTGGCGCCCGAGGTGCCCGAGATGCCCGAGACACCAGAACCTCAGGGCGCGGACGGTGGAGACGACGCCAGGTGCGCCAATCGGACCACGCTTGAAGGAGACCGCGCATGA
- a CDS encoding sigma-54-dependent transcriptional regulator — MSPASTPCCGSVLVVDDERVFAVGLARLLSTQFPDWTFDVRCSGEEALSALVHGEYSVLVTDLRMPGLSGQTLMQEALAKDPALTVIMLTAFGSVETAVAALKQGAYDFLTKPIDQEHLFRVVGKAMERGVLLRENSRLRQKAADGDLGPMLIGKSPAMQRLRKSIAAVAASDYTVLVRGESGTGKELVARAVQSLSQRADGPFIMVNCPAIPDALLESELFGHVKGAFTGADRNRKGLFMAADKGTILLDEIGDIPALVQSKLLRVIQEGEVRPVGTNEAQRVNVRIVASTNRNLEAKIADGSFREDLYFRLNVLTITVPPLRDRIEDIPHIASHFLFRVCNELGVPEKEFSNEALSYLSCRQWPGNVRELLNLVRRMAVFCPGERIEGAFVHRMEHGADADPECGAGFSPYKDAKQVAVDEFTRSYVHRLLEHTHGNISEAARLSGVERFTLQKILKRMHIDTADYRRG, encoded by the coding sequence ATGAGCCCCGCATCAACCCCGTGCTGCGGCAGCGTGCTGGTGGTGGACGACGAGCGCGTGTTCGCCGTGGGCCTGGCGCGCCTGCTTTCCACCCAGTTTCCGGACTGGACCTTTGACGTGCGGTGCAGCGGCGAGGAAGCCCTTTCCGCGCTTGTCCACGGCGAGTATTCCGTGCTGGTGACCGACCTGCGCATGCCCGGCCTGTCCGGCCAGACCCTGATGCAAGAAGCCCTGGCCAAGGACCCCGCCCTGACGGTGATCATGCTCACCGCCTTCGGCTCGGTGGAAACGGCGGTGGCCGCGCTGAAGCAGGGTGCCTACGACTTTCTGACCAAGCCCATCGACCAGGAGCATCTGTTCCGGGTGGTGGGCAAGGCCATGGAACGCGGCGTGTTGCTGCGCGAAAACAGCCGCCTGCGCCAGAAGGCCGCCGACGGCGACCTTGGGCCCATGCTCATCGGCAAGAGCCCGGCCATGCAGCGGCTGCGCAAGTCCATCGCGGCGGTGGCCGCGTCGGACTACACGGTGCTCGTCCGGGGCGAATCGGGCACCGGCAAGGAACTGGTGGCCCGCGCCGTGCAGTCGCTCAGCCAGCGGGCCGACGGCCCGTTCATCATGGTCAACTGCCCGGCCATTCCCGACGCGCTGCTGGAAAGCGAGCTGTTCGGCCACGTGAAGGGGGCCTTCACCGGCGCGGACAGGAACCGCAAGGGCCTGTTCATGGCGGCGGACAAGGGCACCATCCTGCTGGACGAAATCGGGGACATTCCGGCCCTGGTGCAGAGCAAGCTCTTGCGGGTGATCCAGGAGGGCGAGGTGCGCCCCGTGGGCACCAACGAGGCCCAGCGGGTCAACGTGCGCATCGTTGCCTCCACCAATCGCAATCTGGAAGCCAAGATCGCGGACGGCAGCTTTCGTGAGGACCTGTACTTTCGCCTCAACGTGCTGACCATCACCGTGCCCCCGCTGCGCGACCGCATCGAGGACATTCCCCACATCGCCTCCCATTTCCTGTTCCGGGTGTGCAACGAGCTGGGCGTGCCGGAAAAGGAATTTTCCAACGAGGCGCTGTCCTACCTTTCGTGCCGTCAGTGGCCGGGCAACGTGCGCGAACTGCTGAACCTGGTGCGGCGCATGGCCGTGTTCTGCCCCGGCGAACGCATCGAGGGAGCCTTCGTGCACCGCATGGAGCACGGCGCGGACGCGGACCCGGAGTGCGGCGCGGGCTTTTCGCCCTACAAGGACGCCAAGCAGGTGGCCGTGGACGAATTTACCCGCAGCTACGTGCACCGGCTGCTGGAGCATACCCACGGCAACATTTCCGAGGCCGCGCGCCTCAGCGGGGTGGAACGGTTCACCCTGCAGAAGATCCTGAAACGCATGCACATCGACACGGCGGACTACCGCAGGGGGTAG
- a CDS encoding type II toxin-antitoxin system RelE family toxin, whose protein sequence is MRAVKQLRKLPQGDQVKVHAAVGGLAQWPDVRNVKALVNRVDYRLRVGSYRVLFHVLPDGSVTVINIDEVRKRDEHTY, encoded by the coding sequence GTGAGGGCGGTGAAGCAGTTGCGCAAGCTGCCGCAAGGGGATCAGGTGAAGGTGCATGCCGCCGTGGGCGGGCTTGCGCAATGGCCTGACGTGCGGAACGTCAAGGCACTGGTCAACAGGGTCGACTACCGCCTGCGCGTGGGCAGCTACCGCGTCCTGTTCCACGTGCTGCCCGACGGTTCGGTGACCGTCATCAACATCGACGAGGTGAGGAAGCGCGATGAACATACCTACTGA
- a CDS encoding flavodoxin family protein, translating to MNIIAINGSPRKKWNTATLLQNALEGAAEHAAQAGRTPSTELVHLYEHDYKGCISCFACKKIGGKSYGHCAVKDGLTPILERVAKADVLLLGSPIYFYAETGEMRSFLERLLFPYLSYTPGYQPLFPRQLPTGLVYTMNIPEDKMPDYQQDRAVKATWAVTRRIFGKCELFLCTDTYQFDDYSKYVSTSWDPVAKARRREEVFPQDCARARDLGALLIEQAEQVEQAMAAGDSGAAAGVDTDAARS from the coding sequence ATGAACATCATCGCCATCAACGGCAGCCCGCGCAAGAAATGGAACACCGCCACCCTGCTCCAGAACGCCCTTGAGGGCGCGGCGGAACACGCCGCGCAGGCGGGACGCACCCCCAGCACCGAGCTGGTGCACCTGTACGAGCACGACTACAAGGGCTGCATCAGCTGCTTCGCCTGCAAGAAGATCGGCGGCAAGAGCTACGGCCATTGCGCCGTGAAGGACGGCCTGACCCCCATCCTGGAGCGCGTGGCCAAGGCGGACGTGCTGCTGCTGGGTTCGCCCATCTACTTCTATGCGGAAACCGGCGAGATGCGCTCGTTCCTGGAGCGGCTGCTGTTCCCCTACCTGTCCTACACGCCGGGCTACCAGCCGCTGTTCCCGCGCCAGTTGCCCACGGGGTTGGTGTACACCATGAACATCCCCGAGGATAAGATGCCCGACTACCAGCAGGACCGGGCGGTAAAGGCCACCTGGGCGGTTACCCGCAGGATCTTCGGCAAGTGCGAACTGTTCCTGTGCACGGACACCTACCAGTTCGACGACTATTCCAAGTACGTTTCCACCAGCTGGGATCCGGTGGCCAAGGCCAGGCGGCGCGAAGAAGTCTTTCCGCAGGACTGTGCCCGCGCGCGTGATCTGGGCGCGTTGCTCATCGAGCAGGCGGAACAGGTGGAACAAGCCATGGCCGCCGGTGACAGCGGTGCTGCCGCCGGGGTGGACACCGACGCGGCCCGGTCGTAG
- a CDS encoding putative sulfate exporter family transporter codes for MAQKRWLTEDKLALIMGLFLFVLGTLNFAGVDALGWSVKTNVWVNPGQIFSAATGTFKGMPGYVSLLLTYLFVAVFLSVGVKFLGGDVPKFVKSFTVIFFISVACYAAGHYAVIAATPNQVAKLGIPWAMGLTGEAGFIIALVLGIVIGNFTPGLASELKEALRPEMYIKIAIVILGAELGVKAVDALGLASSVIFRGLCAIVEAYLIYWALVYYVSRKYFKFSREWAAPLASGISICGVSAAIATGGATRARPVVPIMVSSLVVVFTCIEMLILPFVAQWGLSSEPMVAGAWMGLAVKSDGGAIASGAITDALIRAKLVADTGIQYQEGWITMAATTIKIFIDVFIGVWAFILAMVWSAFIERKEGERMKIGDVLDRFPRFVLGYVITFLIMLALCASGPELLKFGKATIAGTNTFRGLFFLMTFFTIGLVSNFKKLWAEGIGRLAAVYVVCLFGFIIWIGLFISWLFFHGVMPPVVS; via the coding sequence ATGGCACAAAAGCGGTGGCTGACCGAGGACAAGCTGGCCCTGATCATGGGGCTGTTCCTCTTCGTTCTGGGCACGCTCAACTTCGCCGGGGTGGACGCCCTGGGCTGGAGCGTAAAAACCAACGTCTGGGTCAATCCCGGCCAGATTTTCAGTGCCGCAACGGGCACGTTCAAGGGCATGCCGGGTTACGTCAGCCTGCTGCTGACCTACCTCTTCGTCGCGGTGTTCCTGTCCGTGGGGGTGAAGTTTCTGGGCGGCGACGTGCCCAAGTTCGTGAAGTCGTTCACCGTCATCTTTTTCATCAGCGTGGCCTGCTATGCCGCGGGCCACTACGCCGTCATCGCCGCCACCCCCAACCAGGTGGCCAAGCTGGGCATTCCGTGGGCCATGGGCCTGACCGGCGAGGCGGGCTTCATCATCGCGCTGGTGCTGGGCATCGTCATCGGCAACTTCACGCCCGGCCTTGCGTCCGAGCTGAAGGAAGCCCTGCGCCCGGAAATGTACATCAAGATCGCCATCGTCATCCTGGGCGCGGAACTGGGCGTGAAGGCCGTGGACGCCCTTGGGCTGGCCTCTTCGGTCATCTTCCGAGGCCTGTGCGCCATCGTCGAAGCCTACCTGATCTACTGGGCGCTGGTGTACTACGTGTCGCGCAAGTACTTCAAATTCAGCCGTGAATGGGCCGCCCCGCTGGCCTCCGGCATTTCCATCTGCGGCGTGTCGGCGGCCATCGCCACCGGCGGCGCCACCCGCGCCCGCCCCGTGGTGCCCATCATGGTGTCGTCGCTGGTCGTGGTGTTCACCTGCATCGAAATGCTCATCCTGCCCTTCGTGGCGCAATGGGGCCTGTCGTCCGAACCCATGGTGGCCGGGGCCTGGATGGGCCTGGCCGTCAAGAGCGACGGCGGCGCCATCGCTTCCGGCGCCATCACCGACGCCCTGATCCGCGCCAAGCTGGTGGCCGATACCGGCATCCAGTACCAGGAAGGCTGGATCACCATGGCCGCCACCACCATCAAGATCTTCATCGACGTGTTCATCGGCGTGTGGGCGTTCATCCTGGCCATGGTCTGGAGCGCCTTCATCGAACGCAAGGAAGGCGAACGCATGAAGATCGGCGACGTGCTCGACCGCTTCCCGCGTTTCGTGCTGGGCTACGTGATCACCTTCCTGATCATGCTGGCCCTGTGCGCCAGCGGGCCGGAACTGCTGAAGTTCGGCAAGGCCACCATCGCGGGCACCAACACCTTCCGCGGCCTGTTCTTCCTGATGACCTTCTTCACCATCGGCCTCGTGTCCAACTTCAAGAAGCTGTGGGCAGAAGGCATCGGCCGCCTGGCCGCCGTGTACGTGGTGTGCCTGTTCGGGTTCATCATCTGGATCGGCCTGTTCATCTCGTGGCTGTTCTTCCATGGCGTCATGCCGCCCGTGGTGTCCTAG
- a CDS encoding helix-turn-helix domain-containing protein codes for MNIPTEHQVIRHNGQPVAVVVPYAEYVRTFGGQDVPDPTVPHDVVGRVVGDGASPCRAWREHLGLTQAEVASRMGITQSAYAQMEAPDARLRPATRRRIAAALGIAVEQLDL; via the coding sequence ATGAACATACCTACTGAACATCAGGTCATCCGGCACAACGGGCAGCCCGTGGCCGTCGTGGTGCCCTATGCGGAGTATGTTCGCACCTTCGGCGGACAGGACGTGCCGGACCCCACGGTGCCGCACGACGTTGTGGGCCGGGTTGTCGGTGATGGGGCCTCCCCTTGCCGGGCCTGGCGCGAACACCTTGGGCTGACCCAGGCCGAGGTTGCCAGCCGCATGGGCATCACCCAGTCCGCCTATGCCCAGATGGAGGCACCGGATGCCCGGCTGCGACCGGCCACGCGCCGCAGGATAGCCGCCGCGCTGGGCATTGCGGTGGAGCAACTCGACCTGTAG